The Acidobacteriota bacterium genome has a segment encoding these proteins:
- a CDS encoding tetratricopeptide repeat protein produces the protein MTPIRLILVLLALISGATSVLAQTPAGADLARQALARGEAGDLTGAIEELEAARRSPDAPAAVLDALGSLYLKAGRPADALEVLKPRTAIADPDPVVLANAAGAALALGEDDQAEAFLRKAIARAPISRAALMLWDLRTRQERHREAAEVLAPLVTEPAASEIERLDPDLAAKVALGFAKASLATGAFGEAIPSLQRRTRLRPEDQEGWRLLGESLLEAERFDEAREALAEAQRLQEQQRKEQLAERENSPYAGLDLDGLMRLAAERRTAGDLEGALEAVTEGVRLEPRDPRPRMLQVQLLLSLNRPAQALPRAEAMVQVVGEHPWAIYLRGMSRLAAGNPTQGEADLRQVLEVAPNHLPAMNGLASLLLQQGEVDQADQLTRRALELAPDNPRAQANAQQIAERRAQ, from the coding sequence ATGACCCCGATTCGCCTCATTCTAGTGCTTCTCGCGTTGATCTCGGGCGCGACCTCGGTCTTGGCCCAAACGCCTGCCGGCGCCGATCTTGCGCGACAGGCCCTCGCCCGCGGCGAAGCAGGAGACCTGACCGGCGCCATCGAAGAACTGGAGGCGGCGCGCCGGTCCCCGGACGCTCCCGCGGCGGTACTCGATGCCCTCGGCTCGCTGTATCTGAAAGCGGGCCGGCCGGCGGACGCCCTGGAAGTCTTGAAGCCGCGAACGGCCATCGCCGATCCGGATCCGGTGGTGCTCGCCAACGCCGCCGGGGCCGCCCTCGCCCTCGGCGAAGATGACCAGGCCGAGGCCTTCTTGAGAAAGGCCATCGCCCGCGCCCCGATCTCACGGGCAGCGCTGATGTTGTGGGATCTGCGGACCCGGCAGGAGCGGCACCGCGAGGCGGCCGAGGTCTTGGCGCCGCTGGTCACCGAACCCGCCGCTTCGGAGATCGAGCGGCTCGATCCGGACCTGGCCGCCAAGGTGGCCCTCGGATTCGCCAAGGCTTCCCTCGCGACCGGCGCCTTCGGCGAGGCGATTCCCTCCCTCCAGCGCCGAACCCGGTTGCGGCCCGAGGACCAAGAGGGCTGGAGACTGCTCGGCGAATCGCTGCTCGAGGCGGAACGCTTCGACGAAGCCCGCGAGGCGCTGGCCGAGGCTCAGCGGTTGCAAGAGCAGCAGCGAAAGGAACAGCTCGCCGAGCGCGAGAACTCGCCCTATGCGGGCCTCGATCTCGACGGCTTGATGCGCCTCGCCGCCGAACGCCGCACCGCTGGCGACCTGGAAGGAGCGCTCGAGGCGGTGACCGAGGGCGTTCGGCTGGAGCCGCGCGACCCTCGCCCGCGGATGCTCCAGGTGCAGCTTCTACTGAGTCTGAACCGACCCGCTCAGGCGCTACCGCGGGCCGAGGCGATGGTCCAGGTGGTCGGTGAACACCCTTGGGCGATCTATCTGCGCGGCATGAGCCGCCTCGCCGCCGGAAATCCGACCCAAGGGGAAGCCGATCTGCGGCAGGTGCTGGAGGTCGCCCCGAATCACCTGCCGGCGATGAACGGCCTGGCCTCCCTCCTGCTTCAGCAAGGAGAAGTCGACCAGGCCGACCAGCTCACCCGGCGGGCGCTCGAACTGGCCCCCGACAACCCGCGCGCCCAGGCCAACGCCCAACAGATCGCCGAACGG
- a CDS encoding phosphomannomutase/phosphoglucomutase, translating to MGGIFKAYDVRGLYPGEINEEIARKIGLAFQFVLDDDDLANGRTVVVSRDMRSHSEGIAEALIEGLRAGGFDVVDIGLATTPMNYFAVGSLQAAGGIQVTASHNPARYNGLKFSKRGARPVSGDHGIPLLEEKVTSGDLPTAKQPGRLSTGEVTDAYRQHVLSFLEEGRRLKVVVDAANGMGAIYRPLLEAMNIELIPLYFELDGSFPNHEANPLKEENLEVLKQAVVREGADLGVSFDGDADRSAFIDENGRSIGSDLITALIGGELLSNHPGKAVLYDLRSSRAVAEYIEESGGVPVRERVGHSFMKATLRLRDGVFGGELAGHYYFRDTNFADCAVLAVVEILNLLRQSGQTLSALVEPLRRYHKSPEINFEVDDKEGRMQALAERYSDGEIDYLDGITVQYPDWWFNVRPSNTEPYLRLVLEAETAESLAAHRAVLEGMLGTLAE from the coding sequence ATGGGTGGAATCTTCAAAGCCTACGACGTCCGGGGGCTCTACCCCGGCGAAATCAATGAGGAGATCGCCCGAAAGATCGGTCTCGCCTTCCAGTTCGTCTTGGACGACGACGACCTGGCGAACGGCCGCACGGTGGTGGTGAGCCGCGACATGCGCTCCCACAGCGAGGGGATCGCCGAGGCGCTGATCGAAGGCTTGCGCGCCGGCGGTTTCGACGTGGTGGACATCGGCCTGGCGACCACGCCGATGAACTATTTCGCCGTCGGCAGTTTGCAGGCCGCCGGCGGCATCCAGGTGACCGCCAGCCACAACCCGGCGCGCTACAACGGCCTGAAGTTTTCGAAGCGTGGCGCGCGGCCGGTCTCCGGCGACCACGGTATTCCACTGCTGGAGGAGAAGGTCACCAGCGGGGACCTACCCACCGCCAAGCAGCCTGGCCGTTTGAGCACCGGCGAGGTCACCGACGCCTATCGGCAGCACGTTCTCTCCTTTCTCGAAGAGGGCCGGCGCCTCAAGGTGGTAGTCGATGCGGCCAACGGCATGGGCGCCATCTACCGGCCGCTCCTCGAAGCGATGAACATCGAGCTGATCCCCCTCTACTTCGAACTCGACGGTTCCTTCCCGAATCATGAAGCGAACCCCCTGAAGGAAGAGAACCTGGAAGTCCTCAAGCAGGCAGTGGTGCGCGAAGGGGCGGACCTCGGCGTGTCCTTCGATGGCGACGCGGACCGCTCGGCGTTCATCGATGAGAATGGCCGCTCCATCGGCAGCGACCTGATCACCGCCCTGATCGGCGGCGAACTGCTGTCGAACCATCCCGGCAAGGCGGTGCTCTACGACCTGCGCTCCTCCCGGGCAGTGGCCGAGTACATCGAAGAATCGGGCGGCGTGCCGGTGCGCGAGCGGGTCGGCCACTCCTTCATGAAGGCCACCCTGCGCCTGCGCGACGGCGTCTTCGGCGGCGAGCTGGCCGGCCACTACTACTTCCGCGACACCAACTTCGCGGACTGCGCCGTGCTGGCGGTGGTGGAGATCCTGAACCTGCTGCGGCAGAGCGGCCAGACCCTTTCGGCCTTGGTCGAGCCCCTGCGGCGCTACCACAAGAGCCCCGAGATCAACTTCGAGGTGGACGACAAGGAAGGCCGCATGCAGGCTCTCGCCGAGCGCTACTCCGACGGCGAGATCGACTACCTGGACGGCATCACGGTGCAGTATCCGGACTGGTGGTTCAACGTGCGGCCGTCGAACACCGAGCCCTACCTGCGGTTGGTCTTGGAAGCCGAAACGGCGGAATCCCTGGCGGCCCACCGGGCGGTCCTCGAAGGGATGCTCGGCACCCTCGCCGAATAG
- a CDS encoding CRTAC1 family protein has translation MSPSSLAQAAEGVTEVRVPADMKLESLAPRAAEQRAAARSWQVEHGFGFEDRLAQSGITFRHQIVDDAGLHYLAVHYDHGNGISAADIDGDDRIDIYFTTQIGSNELWRNLGDGRFENITARAGVALADRISVTSSFADVDNDGDPDLFVTTVRGGNALFLNDGRGVFRDATAEAGLAYSGHSSGATFFDYDNDGWLDLFLSNVGVYTIEEKGRGGAYRGIDDAFKGNIYPERSEDSFLYRNLGNGRFENVSKAALLVDRSWTGDATPADFDGDGFQDLYVADMQGPDRFYQNVGGRFFADRTAKFFPRTPGGTMGIKVFDWNRDGHLDLLLTDMHSDMMYELNPEEEKQKMTPLPGSPAAEEDGPILGNALFQGTADGTFREVSDEVGAENYWPWGLSVADLNADGWQDVFITSSMNYPFRYGINSVLLNAGGQRFVDAEFVLGVEPRAELLQPWFEIECPDPPVAEDSATGGEPAAEDEQAEAEGSAVHRDCAGVAGPVRVIAARGSRSSVVFDLEGDGDLDIVTNEFNTEPQVLVSDLAQRRPAAKLRFAVKLQGTVSNRDGLGARVRLVTDKGDQLRVHDGKSGYLSQSLLPLYFGVGANEKPLRLEVTWPSGARQTIEPLEQGRLRVVEPAAGESEPSGEKGR, from the coding sequence ATGAGTCCCTCTTCTCTTGCCCAAGCGGCAGAGGGCGTGACCGAGGTGCGGGTGCCGGCGGACATGAAGCTCGAGTCCCTCGCCCCCCGAGCCGCCGAACAGCGGGCCGCGGCGCGAAGCTGGCAGGTGGAGCACGGCTTCGGTTTCGAAGACCGGCTCGCGCAGAGCGGTATTACCTTTCGCCATCAGATCGTCGACGACGCCGGCCTCCACTACCTGGCCGTTCACTACGATCACGGCAACGGTATCTCCGCCGCCGACATCGACGGCGACGATCGCATCGACATCTACTTCACGACGCAGATCGGCAGCAACGAACTGTGGCGCAATCTCGGTGACGGCCGCTTCGAGAACATCACGGCGCGCGCCGGGGTGGCGTTGGCCGACCGCATCAGCGTCACCTCCTCGTTCGCCGATGTGGACAACGACGGCGACCCAGACCTCTTCGTGACGACCGTGCGGGGTGGCAACGCGCTTTTCCTGAACGATGGCCGAGGGGTATTCCGGGACGCCACGGCGGAAGCCGGACTGGCCTACTCCGGGCATTCCTCCGGAGCGACTTTCTTCGACTACGACAACGACGGCTGGCTGGACCTTTTCTTGAGTAACGTCGGTGTCTACACCATCGAGGAGAAAGGCCGCGGAGGGGCGTACCGGGGCATCGACGATGCCTTCAAGGGCAACATCTACCCGGAACGGTCCGAGGACAGCTTTCTGTACCGCAATCTAGGTAACGGTCGCTTCGAGAACGTCTCCAAAGCGGCGCTGTTGGTCGATCGCTCGTGGACCGGCGATGCGACTCCCGCCGACTTCGACGGCGATGGTTTCCAGGATCTCTACGTGGCCGACATGCAGGGTCCGGATCGCTTCTACCAGAACGTCGGCGGCCGGTTCTTCGCGGACCGCACGGCAAAGTTCTTTCCCCGGACGCCGGGCGGCACCATGGGGATCAAGGTGTTCGACTGGAATCGCGACGGTCACCTCGACCTCCTCCTCACGGACATGCATTCGGACATGATGTACGAGCTGAATCCCGAGGAGGAAAAGCAGAAGATGACGCCCCTGCCGGGCTCTCCGGCCGCCGAGGAAGACGGGCCGATTCTCGGCAACGCGCTCTTCCAGGGGACCGCCGACGGTACCTTTCGTGAGGTTTCGGACGAGGTGGGGGCCGAGAACTACTGGCCCTGGGGACTGAGCGTGGCGGATCTCAACGCCGATGGCTGGCAGGACGTGTTCATCACCTCCAGCATGAACTATCCGTTCCGCTACGGCATCAACTCGGTGTTGCTCAACGCGGGCGGTCAGCGCTTCGTCGATGCCGAGTTCGTGCTCGGCGTGGAGCCTCGTGCGGAACTTCTGCAGCCCTGGTTCGAGATCGAATGCCCAGATCCGCCGGTGGCTGAGGACTCCGCCACCGGGGGGGAGCCGGCGGCGGAAGACGAGCAGGCGGAGGCGGAAGGATCAGCGGTGCACCGGGATTGTGCCGGCGTCGCCGGTCCGGTGAGGGTCATCGCCGCCCGCGGCTCACGTTCGTCGGTGGTGTTCGATCTGGAAGGCGACGGCGATCTCGACATCGTCACCAACGAGTTCAACACCGAGCCCCAGGTGCTGGTCAGCGACCTGGCCCAGCGCAGGCCCGCGGCGAAGCTCCGCTTCGCAGTGAAGCTCCAGGGCACCGTTTCGAATCGCGACGGCCTCGGCGCCCGGGTCAGGCTGGTCACCGACAAGGGTGACCAGCTCCGGGTGCACGACGGCAAGTCCGGCTATTTGTCCCAGAGCTTGCTGCCGCTTTACTTCGGCGTCGGGGCGAACGAAAAGCCGCTGCGCCTCGAGGTCACCTGGCCCTCCGGTGCCCGGCAGACGATCGAACCGCTCGAGCAGGGGCGCCTGCGGGTCGTCGAACCCGCCGCCGGAGAGTCCGAGCCGAGCGGGGAAAAAGGCCGCTAG